TAATCAGAATAACTCATCGCCTGGAAAAAAGCCAGGAAATTGTCTCAAGGTCCAGCAAAATATTTCATGATTCATCAATGCAAAAGAAGCAGTTTGATCGTTCAATATGGGATCTGACCATGCGCGGCAAACACCAGAGACTGCATGTAAAAACATATCCATTACTGGTATTTGAGTCTGAGAATTCATATCTCAATAGATGTAATATGAGGGGAAAAGATATAGGAATAATTTCATCAGGTTATCCCTCTTTAATAACTGAAAATGTTATCAATTCCTCAAAATTCAATTCTTCTATATCTCATCTCATACTTAATATGGTTCATCCTTTACCCTTTGAGATACTATCCAGTTTCAGTAAAAATCACAAATATACCTTAATAATAGAAGAAACAGAACCTTTTATCGAGTCACATCTTCACATACTGGATAATGTACTTGGCAAGATGAGCGGACATGTTCCCTACGGACGTATAGACAGAGAACACATAGAATTTGCTATTGATCACATATCTGAAACCAGGATAGACAAATACAATGAATGTGTAGAAACAATTGCAAAAAGAGGTCCACGTCTATTGTGTGATGAATGTCCGTATCTTCCCCTCTATCACCTTCTCAAAAAGCTTAAGGTTAAACATAATGTGAATATTGCGGGTGATCTTGGATGTTCAATACGTAGTGCATCTTCTCCTCTTGAGGCTGTAGATACAGGATTTTCTCTGGGGTCTGCAATATCTGTTGCATGCGGATTTGATAGAAAAGGAATTGCTGTCATTGGAGATTTTGGGCTGGCTCATTCGGGAATAACCGGCCTTATAAATGCCCTGTACAGTAATTCTGATGTATGTGTAATAATTTTAAAAAATGAAGTTGCAGCAATGACCGGAGGACAATGTGCTCCTGATCTCACGGATCTTTTGAAGTCAATGGTATCGGATTTTTCTATAATAAACATGAGCAATTATGATAGGACTTCACACCAGGGTTCATTATCGGCTATAATCAAAAATAAGCTCAGAAAAAAAGGAGTTTCAGTTTTGGTGCTCACAGGTAAATGTAGAAAATTCATGCAACTGGATTAATTTCAATATCCAGCAGAATCCTTCATTCAGGGCTGAAGCCAACCTCATTAAATTGATATTTCGTTAAATCAAGGTGATGCAGCAGGTTTTTTATATCGAAGCAGGGATTTTCAGCACTGAAAAACAGGTGAGAATCACATATGCAATCTGTACATCCAAATCCTTTAATTGATTTTTGATCCATGTTTTCTGCAAGAAGACATTCTATTCTTTTATTTGTAAAAATACATACTGCGAAAATTAAGTTAAAATGAGGATTCAATAAAAGATAATCAATATGCCATTTTGAACTGCGATCTTTCTTTTCATGAAGATTTATATGGCGAATAACTCTTTTGAGTCCACCGTTTCCCAGAGCAGATCCCACATATACATGATAGCCTTTACTGAATTTAATGGATCCAAGAGATCCTACATCTATAGTACACTCTTTATTCTGAAATATAAGAAAATAACTACCTTTTTCTCTCATCTGGAAAATGCTCCATTTCTGCAGAATCAAAATTAACATTGATACCCAGTATTTTTCTGGAACCGTATGCAATATCGCGTGCAATTTCAGCACAACCGACTGCCGCACTCCATTTACCCAGTATTTGAGATTTAAGTCCCAGAGTTCCATTTATTTTATCTACAACATATTCAATGTCGCCTACTGAACCTGCCAGAAAAACCTCACCCTGCAAATCATAATCCTTTAAAAGAAGCTGAAGGCTGTTAATTTCCATTGCAGCAAAAAGAGCAATTGTATCCAGAGCCAGAATTGCATCTTTTTCATTCCTGGAAAAGGCATTCAAAAGTTCCTTGAGATTGGAATAAGGTGTGCGCTTCAGTACCCCACCTTTTGTAAAAGCATCATTTGCAGTATATAGCCCCTCATCAACATCCCGAATGGCCTGTACATCTAGGGGTCCATGATGCACTCCTGGTGCAAATATACATGCATCGATCGCGCCTTTGATCTCTCCGTTTGCAACAGCAAGTGTAACTGTATTTGAACTTATATCAGATACAACATAATTATTGTATCCCATGCATTTTGCATGATATGCAATTCCAATTTTTTCAGGACTTGTAGAATGAGAAAATATGTTCAATCTTGGATCTGTACCGCTTTTAGAATGAATTCCCGGGATAACAACTGAAGGAATATCCGACTTTTTAACAGCATCAAAAACAAGCTCTCCGGCCCCAATTCGATTACCTACCCCTCGATTGCTTTTTATGCCTCTGTTTTTCAGGTGCTTAATATCCTCAATTGAAATGATCCCATCTCCCATAGAATACGTAAGGGCGATGAGCTTTATTTTGTTCATATCAACATTTAAATTGAGACCAATATGTTCAATTAACTCAGATTCGGGGATAGATATAAGTTTGCTTCGTGCAATCTCAAATTTATTTATAGTTCCATCTAACAGAGATGCAAATCTGATAGCTGTGGTTCCATGGTCAATTCCTAGAAACATTGTCAATCATTACCTTGCAATAACTCATTCATTAAACAGAATTGAATTCAGTTCTTTTCTGATTCTCTCGCCCTCCATCACATTACCAACAGTTGTTATGATACGTAATTCCTGAGCTGTTGTTCCCTGTGATAAAAGAGCCCTAAGGTTACCTCTATTGTCAGATCGAAGTATTTTGATATTCAAAAGGCCACCTGATGCACCTTTACCTTTAACCTTGATAACCGAAGGTATGATTTTTTTTATTTCGGGATGCTGGCTAATTATTCCCAGTAACTTTTTTCCCTGTCGTTCACCTATTATAGTTGTATGTGAACCACCGAGCTTGCATTTAAGGAGGTCTCTGTTATTCGGACTAAATATATCATCTGACATTTGAAGATTGATTTTTTTGAATGTATAAAACTATAATGATTTAAATTTACGATTGAAGCCAGAATCCGCCAGTGAAATAACATACTGGTTTATTTCCCTTAATACTTTCTTTCAATCATATAATCTGCAATTTCAAGCAGAGTTGCTTTCGAATCGGAATCTGGAAGTACTTTTAGTTTCTCTTTTCCTTCCTGTATATAGGAAAATGCAAGTTCCTGAGCATAATCAATAGACCCTGATTCTTCGAGTACTTTAACAGCTTCCTCGATTTCACTTTTTTCAGCACTACCTTTACCAAAAATTTTCAAATCAACACCGTTGTTGATTGCATGCAGTGCGATCAATGTTTTTTTCCTTCCATTAGATCGCTGCCTCGCACTTTACCTAATACATCTTCTGGAGTTATCAGGTCCAGAACATCATCATAAATCTGGAAACCTACTCCAATAAGCCTACCAAAGTCATATAAAGAATTAGCAACTTCATCAGAAGCTCCTCCAAGAATTGCTCCTGACTTAGCTGCAGCTGCATAGAGGACCGATGTTTTTTTCTCCACCATTTCTAGATATTCTTCTTTGGTGACATCATCACGATGCTCAAATTCGATATCCATCCACTGGCCTTCACATATCTGGGTGCATGTCTGGGACAGGAGTTCTATACATTTATTCAACCGAGCCGGATCATTATCCATGCCTGCCAGAATTTCAAACGCTTTTGAATAAAGTGTATCTCCTGCCAGAATAGCACCTGCTAGTCCCCATTTTACATGTACAGCTTCCATTCCTCTCCGGAATGAATCCTCATCCATGATATCATCATGAATAAGTGTAAAGTTATGCACCAGTTCAACAGAAACTGCAGCAGGAAGCACATCATTAAGATTAGAACCCACTGCCTGGGCTGCAAGAACAAGTGTGGCCGGACGCAGGCGTTTACCGCCTGCATCAGGAAGATATCTTGAAGCCTTATACAACTCATCAGGATAAGCTATAGGAAGCATTTCTGAAATTGCTTTATCTACATGGGTAGTTATGCTCTGTAATTGCTCAATGACATCTGACATAATTGATCACAATATCCTCTATGCACTTATTATTCGATATATAGTTCTTCTCCATTTCTCAACAGGTGCACAGTATCTCCCATTACGTAGCCAGCGTCTTCTGCCATTTCAATGTAAGAACTGTGCATATTTATATGGCCATGGGCAGGGATTACATGTTCAGGGTTTACCATCCTTAACAGTTCCCAGTGATCTTCACGGTATGCATGCCCAGATACATGAACATCTGTATAAAGTCTTGCACCCTGCATTTTAAGTTTGGTCTCAACTGCGTACCTGTTTGCCTGAGTCATTGGACTGGGAATTATGTTAGCAGAAAAAATAACACGGTCTCCAGATTCAATCTTATAGGGTGTTTCACCATTTGCAACTCTTGTAAGTATTGCTCCGGGTTCACCCTGGTGACCAGTAACTATTGGAAGATATTTTTCCTTTCCTTCCTTCATTATTTTCTTGAATGCATTATCAATTTCTTTTCTTGATCCGTATATTTCTGCGTTTGGTGGGAGTTCTATATATCCCATATCAGCTGCAGTACTTACATATCGATCCATGGAACGCCCAAGTAGTATAGGAATACGATCCATTTCTCCTGCAAATTGAATTATTGAATTCATTCTGGCTATATGTGAAGCAAAAGTTGTGACAATCATTCCAACATCCGGCTCTTCAGTTCCAAGCAAAACATCGCGTAGCATATCATGTGCAACCTGCTCAGATGGTGTTTTCCCCGAAATCCCAGAATTGGTGCTTTCCGTGATCAATGCTACAACACCTTCTTTTCCAAGAGAACGAAGGCGTGCAAAGTCTGGCGGTTCTCCAAGAGTGGGCATCCTGTCCAGCTTAAAATCACAACCATATAGAACAGCGCCTACAGGAGTATGTATTGCTATAAACACGCAGTCAATAATACTGTGTTGCATTCGGATAAACTCTATAGAAATATCCTCTGTGACCTGATATATTCCTCCAGCATCAAGAGAAATGATCTTGTTCTTTACGCCAAACTTTCGCTCAGAGTCTATCTGGTGCCCTATCAAGGCTGATGTATAAGGAGTACTGATAATGGGTGCAGAATACCTGTGTGCCAGTTTTGAGATTGCACCAATATGATCAAGATGTCCGTGAGTACAGGCAATTGCACGCACAGTTCCATTGATCTGTTTCATTATTGTATCATCAGGTATAGCTCCCATTTCTATCAGTTCAAGAGAATGCATTTTATCGATTTCTATATCCTCATGAATCTGTACCCTATCAAGTCTGAGACCCATATCAAGAATGATTATATCTTCATCAATTCTGACAGCAGTCATATTACGGCCCATTTCATTATAGCCACCAACTGCAATTATTCCTATTTCTGTCATAATAATCCTCCAATTTTTATTTAAATCAAAATCTGGCAATGCTTTATTAGCAATGTCGGATTTCCTCAAATCTTAACAATATGATTCTTAATTTTATACAATATTAGCTCTTAATGCAAAATCAGAGAGATCAAAACCTCTCTGCTTAAGGTATTGTTCGGTCCAGCCAGTGATGACCATAGGTGATCTTTTAAGCTGCTCTATATCTCTGCATCCTGCAAGAAACATCGCCACCTTTAATTCATCAATTATCGATGTTAGTTTTCTAGTAACTTCTTCAGGACCATTAAATGCAGGTTCGACAAAGGGAAGTGCTGAGCTTGCTACGCTGGCACCCAATGATATGGATTTTGCAACATCCAGGCCGGTTCTGATACCGCCTGTGGCGATTACCGGAAGTGACACATTACATTCTACAATACTGGATGCAGTTGGAATCCCAAAATCCCAGAACAATTCTCCCATATTTTTAGCTGACGTC
Above is a genomic segment from Methanosalsum zhilinae DSM 4017 containing:
- a CDS encoding thiamine pyrophosphate-dependent enzyme, whose protein sequence is MKKNIPGKFDVSDNNISDKKISGIESIISASVDSNVEFVVGVPGFPITELMNSFLDRTNIDSKWMTNEKSALETALGASVSGRRSIVLIKHVGMNVLCDPLITSVTHTIGSGLVIIAGDDPGVIASQNEQDSRWYGPIAETAVFDPSTPQDAYDATIKGFEISEDTSIPVIIRITHRLEKSQEIVSRSSKIFHDSSMQKKQFDRSIWDLTMRGKHQRLHVKTYPLLVFESENSYLNRCNMRGKDIGIISSGYPSLITENVINSSKFNSSISHLILNMVHPLPFEILSSFSKNHKYTLIIEETEPFIESHLHILDNVLGKMSGHVPYGRIDREHIEFAIDHISETRIDKYNECVETIAKRGPRLLCDECPYLPLYHLLKKLKVKHNVNIAGDLGCSIRSASSPLEAVDTGFSLGSAISVACGFDRKGIAVIGDFGLAHSGITGLINALYSNSDVCVIILKNEVAAMTGGQCAPDLTDLLKSMVSDFSIINMSNYDRTSHQGSLSAIIKNKLRKKGVSVLVLTGKCRKFMQLD
- a CDS encoding GIY-YIG nuclease family protein, with protein sequence MREKGSYFLIFQNKECTIDVGSLGSIKFSKGYHVYVGSALGNGGLKRVIRHINLHEKKDRSSKWHIDYLLLNPHFNLIFAVCIFTNKRIECLLAENMDQKSIKGFGCTDCICDSHLFFSAENPCFDIKNLLHHLDLTKYQFNEVGFSPE
- a CDS encoding methanogenesis marker 12 protein; its protein translation is MFLGIDHGTTAIRFASLLDGTINKFEIARSKLISIPESELIEHIGLNLNVDMNKIKLIALTYSMGDGIISIEDIKHLKNRGIKSNRGVGNRIGAGELVFDAVKKSDIPSVVIPGIHSKSGTDPRLNIFSHSTSPEKIGIAYHAKCMGYNNYVVSDISSNTVTLAVANGEIKGAIDACIFAPGVHHGPLDVQAIRDVDEGLYTANDAFTKGGVLKRTPYSNLKELLNAFSRNEKDAILALDTIALFAAMEINSLQLLLKDYDLQGEVFLAGSVGDIEYVVDKINGTLGLKSQILGKWSAAVGCAEIARDIAYGSRKILGINVNFDSAEMEHFPDERKR
- a CDS encoding DUF2103 domain-containing protein, with the protein product MSDDIFSPNNRDLLKCKLGGSHTTIIGERQGKKLLGIISQHPEIKKIIPSVIKVKGKGASGGLLNIKILRSDNRGNLRALLSQGTTAQELRIITTVGNVMEGERIRKELNSILFNE
- a CDS encoding RNase J family beta-CASP ribonuclease, with product MTEIGIIAVGGYNEMGRNMTAVRIDEDIIILDMGLRLDRVQIHEDIEIDKMHSLELIEMGAIPDDTIMKQINGTVRAIACTHGHLDHIGAISKLAHRYSAPIISTPYTSALIGHQIDSERKFGVKNKIISLDAGGIYQVTEDISIEFIRMQHSIIDCVFIAIHTPVGAVLYGCDFKLDRMPTLGEPPDFARLRSLGKEGVVALITESTNSGISGKTPSEQVAHDMLRDVLLGTEEPDVGMIVTTFASHIARMNSIIQFAGEMDRIPILLGRSMDRYVSTAADMGYIELPPNAEIYGSRKEIDNAFKKIMKEGKEKYLPIVTGHQGEPGAILTRVANGETPYKIESGDRVIFSANIIPSPMTQANRYAVETKLKMQGARLYTDVHVSGHAYREDHWELLRMVNPEHVIPAHGHINMHSSYIEMAEDAGYVMGDTVHLLRNGEELYIE